A stretch of Plasmodium chabaudi chabaudi strain AS genome assembly, chromosome: 14 DNA encodes these proteins:
- a CDS encoding homocysteine S-methyltransferase, putative, translated as MNKRLYTLDGGKISEFERLGLSHFDFLSCKYNEEEKAKGIENLKNIHLSYLLSGSNIITTNTYQVNLHSLKENNISIENGKEIIDTYIDIAYESCEKYKQIKKRNTCLYSDLETYKSPYDYVNHFQNVRQNLNVSHANDKINVQEYFNYVDLQNDILGKKIKMKKSSENFIAFSNGSYNSSFRNFTEYSGVFQKGGISQGVKKKKNETSTLQNRLGKQFDIKLNLTQFKKTFKEVRSPIEMVPKCKKVYEKCETNEDNNFRCDFFPTQKLFNYGIEYYIDVTDEEILANCKFKLESFCRNKNKLNFFSLLTCTNIREVFTFYNTIKYYATNFNNNVIINFFCNHPKNIGCSNYSFFDIVSLLLYLDSYNKYIYAIGLNCVNINYVYNLFLPFKKYTSKYNNINIELYKSENQQINPFIKNVLNDIKKNRYIYDVNFFCSPNKTLDKVSFDNNTVDFQTHSKNKKMHVYNHIEKWIDVGINGFGGCCYYTPYDISLINYGLSKIVT; from the coding sequence ATGAACAAACGATTGTATACCCTCGATGGGGGCAAAATAAGCGAATTTGAAAGACTAGGGCTGAgtcattttgattttttatcatgtaaatataatgaagaaGAGAAAGCAAAAGGAATAGAAAATCTGAAGAACATACATTTAAGCTACCTATTAAGTGGTTCGAATATAATAACTACAAATACTTATCAAGTTAATTTACACAgtttaaaagaaaacaatATAAGTATAGAGAATGGAAAAGAAATTATAGatacatatatagatatagcATATGAAAGttgtgaaaaatataaacaaataaaaaaaagaaatacatGTTTATATTCCGATTTAGAAACATATAAATCACCATATGATTATGTTAATCACTTTCAAAATGTAAgacaaaatttaaatgtttCACATgctaatgataaaattaatgtgcaagaatattttaattatgttgatttacaaaatgatatacttggaaaaaaaattaaaatgaaaaaatcatcagaaaattttattgcATTTTCCAATGGCTCCTATAATTCATCGTTCCGAAATTTTACCGAGTATTCCGGGGTCTTCCAAAAGGGAGGAATATCACAAggtgtgaaaaaaaagaaaaacgaAACGAGCACATTGCAAAACAGACTAGGCAAACAGTTCGACATAAAACTAAACCTAACtcagtttaaaaaaacatttaaagAAGTTAGAAGCCCAATTGAAATGGTTCCAAAATGTAAGAAggtatatgaaaaatgtgAAACAAATGAAGACAACAATTTTCGATGTGATTTTTTTCCAacacaaaaattatttaattatggaatcgaatattatatagatGTAACAGATGAAGAAATATTAGCTAAttgtaaatttaaattagaATCATTTtgtagaaataaaaataaattaaattttttttcattattaacaTGTACAAATATTAGGGAAGTATtcacattttataataccataaaatattatgcaacaaattttaataataatgtaattataaattttttttgtaatcatccaaaaaatattggatGCTCGaattattccttttttgatatagtatcattattattatatttagattcatataataaatatatttatgccATTGGCTTAAATTgtgttaatattaattatgttTACAATCTATTTTTAccattcaaaaaatatacatctaaatataataatataaatattgaattatataaaagtgaaaatcaacaaataaatccatttattaaaaatgtattaaatgatataaaaaaaaataggtaTATCTATgatgttaattttttttgctctCCAAATAAAACGCTAGACAAAGTTTCctttgataataatactgTCGATTTTCAAACACATtctaaaaacaaaaaaatgcatgTTTATAATCATATCGAAAAATGGATTGATGTAGGAATAAATGGATTTGGTGGATGTTGTTACTACACACCCTACGATATTTCATTGATTAATTATGGATTATCCAAGATAGTGACATAA